From Salmo salar chromosome ssa04, Ssal_v3.1, whole genome shotgun sequence, one genomic window encodes:
- the LOC123742407 gene encoding protein ALP1-like, protein MPVPKEEDWRAIAAEFLERWNFPNCLGSIDGKHVVIQAPPCSGSQFYNYKGTYSIVLLAVVDAIYCFRVVDVGAYGKGSDGGTLRDSAFGQALQHGTLEIPPPAPLPGAEDLGPVPHVFVGDEAFPLRPNLMRPYAGRQLPLPKSLTNDCPGQG, encoded by the coding sequence ATGCCTGTCCCCAAGGAGGAAGACTGGAGGGCCATCGCTGCCGAGTTCCTGGAGAGGTGGAATTTCCCCAACTGTCTTGGCTCCATTGACGGGAAACATGTAGTAATTCAGGCTCCACCGTGCTCAGGTTCGCAATTCTACAACTACAAGGGTACATATTCAATTGTACTCTTGGCTGTAGTAGATGCCATCTACTGTTTCCGTGTTGTCGATGTTGGTGCTTACGGCAAGGGAAGTGATGGCGGGACCCTCCGGGACTCTGCCTTCGGCCAGGCACTTCAGCATGGCACCCTGGAGATTCCACCACCTGCACCACTCCCTGGAGCTGAAGACCTGGGACCTGTTCCCCACGTCTTCGTCGGCGATGAGGCCTTCCCTTTAAGACCCAACCTCATGAGGCCCTACGCTGGACGCCAGCTGCCATTGCCAAAGTCTTTAACAAACGACTGTCCAGGGCAAGGTTAG